In a single window of the Prionailurus viverrinus isolate Anna chromosome D3, UM_Priviv_1.0, whole genome shotgun sequence genome:
- the NIPSNAP1 gene encoding protein NipSnap homolog 1 isoform X2 — MAPRLCSISAATRRLMGRPKPRAGDLAAAARFYSKDNEGSWFRSLFVHKVDPRKDAHSTLLSKKETSNLYKIQFHNVKPECLDAYNSLTEAVLPKLHLDEDYPCSLVGNWNTWYGEQDQAVHLWRFSGGYPALMDCMNKLKNNKEYLEFRKERSQMLLSRRNQMLLEFSFWNEPQPRAGPNIYELRTYKLKPGTMIEWGNNWARAIKYRQENQEAVGGFFSQIGELYVVHHLWAYKDLQSREETRNAAWRKRGWDQNVYYTVPLVRHMESRIMIPLKISPLQ, encoded by the exons ATGGCTCCGCGGCTGTGCAGCATCTCTGCGGCGACACGACGGTTGATGGGGCGCCCGAAGCCCCGAGCAGGGGACCTTGCGGCTGCCGCGCG CTTCTATTCCAAGGACAATGAAGGTAGCTGGTTCCGCTCCCTCTTTGTGCACAAGGTGGATCCCCGGAAGGATGCCCACTCCACCCTGCTGTCCAAGAAGGAAACAAGCAATCTCTACAAGATCCAGT TTCACAATGTGAAGCCTGAGTGTCTGGATGCCTACAACAGCCTGAC ggaAGCTGTGCTGCCCAAGCTGCACCTGGATGAGGACTACCCCTGCTCACTCGTGGGCAACTGGAACACATGGTACGGGGAGCAGGACCAGGCAG TACACCTGTGGCGATTCTCAGGTGGCTACCCAGCCCTCATGGACTGCATGAACAAACTCAAAAACAACAAG GAGTACCTGGAGTTCCGAAAGGAGCGGAGCCAGATGCTGCTGTCCAGGAGAAACCAGATGCTCCTTGAATTCAGCTTCTGGAATGAGCCACAGCCCAGAGCAGGCCCCAACATCTATGAGCTGAGGACATACAAACTCAAG CCAGGAACCATGATTGAGTGGGGGAACAACTG GGCGCGGGCCATCAAGTACCGGCAAGAGAACCAGGAGGCAGTGGGCGGCTTCTTCTCGCAGATAGGCGAGCTCTACGTTGTGCACCATCTCTGGG CCTATAAAGACCTACAGTCTCGGGAGGAGACTCGAAATGCTGCCTGGAGGAAGAGGGGCTGGGACCAAAATGTCTACTACACAG TCCCACTGGTGCGACACATGGAGTCTCGGATCATGATCCCTTTGAAGATCTCGCCTCTCCAGTGA
- the NIPSNAP1 gene encoding protein NipSnap homolog 1 isoform X3, which yields MAPRLCSISAATRRLMGRPKPRAGDLAAAARFYSKDNEGSWFRSLFVHKVDPRKDAHSTLLSKKETSNLYKIQFHNVKPECLDAYNSLTEAVLPKLHLDEDYPCSLVGNWNTWYGEQDQAVHLWRFSGGYPALMDCMNKLKNNKEYLEFRKERSQMLLSRRNQMLLEFSFWNEPQPRAGPNIYELRTYKLKPIKTYSLGRRLEMLPGGRGAGTKMSTTQSHWCDTWSLGS from the exons ATGGCTCCGCGGCTGTGCAGCATCTCTGCGGCGACACGACGGTTGATGGGGCGCCCGAAGCCCCGAGCAGGGGACCTTGCGGCTGCCGCGCG CTTCTATTCCAAGGACAATGAAGGTAGCTGGTTCCGCTCCCTCTTTGTGCACAAGGTGGATCCCCGGAAGGATGCCCACTCCACCCTGCTGTCCAAGAAGGAAACAAGCAATCTCTACAAGATCCAGT TTCACAATGTGAAGCCTGAGTGTCTGGATGCCTACAACAGCCTGAC ggaAGCTGTGCTGCCCAAGCTGCACCTGGATGAGGACTACCCCTGCTCACTCGTGGGCAACTGGAACACATGGTACGGGGAGCAGGACCAGGCAG TACACCTGTGGCGATTCTCAGGTGGCTACCCAGCCCTCATGGACTGCATGAACAAACTCAAAAACAACAAG GAGTACCTGGAGTTCCGAAAGGAGCGGAGCCAGATGCTGCTGTCCAGGAGAAACCAGATGCTCCTTGAATTCAGCTTCTGGAATGAGCCACAGCCCAGAGCAGGCCCCAACATCTATGAGCTGAGGACATACAAACTCAAG CCTATAAAGACCTACAGTCTCGGGAGGAGACTCGAAATGCTGCCTGGAGGAAGAGGGGCTGGGACCAAAATGTCTACTACACAG TCCCACTGGTGCGACACATGGAGTCTCGGATCATGA
- the NIPSNAP1 gene encoding protein NipSnap homolog 1 isoform X1 — MAPRLCSISAATRRLMGRPKPRAGDLAAAARFYSKDNEGSWFRSLFVHKVDPRKDAHSTLLSKKETSNLYKIQFHNVKPECLDAYNSLTEAVLPKLHLDEDYPCSLVGNWNTWYGEQDQAVHLWRFSGGYPALMDCMNKLKNNKEYLEFRKERSQMLLSRRNQMLLEFSFWNEPQPRAGPNIYELRTYKLKPGTMIEWGNNWARAIKYRQENQEAVGGFFSQIGELYVVHHLWAYKDLQSREETRNAAWRKRGWDQNVYYTGECFCWGISLALGGHLPRVQSEDRIPSARKSSLT, encoded by the exons ATGGCTCCGCGGCTGTGCAGCATCTCTGCGGCGACACGACGGTTGATGGGGCGCCCGAAGCCCCGAGCAGGGGACCTTGCGGCTGCCGCGCG CTTCTATTCCAAGGACAATGAAGGTAGCTGGTTCCGCTCCCTCTTTGTGCACAAGGTGGATCCCCGGAAGGATGCCCACTCCACCCTGCTGTCCAAGAAGGAAACAAGCAATCTCTACAAGATCCAGT TTCACAATGTGAAGCCTGAGTGTCTGGATGCCTACAACAGCCTGAC ggaAGCTGTGCTGCCCAAGCTGCACCTGGATGAGGACTACCCCTGCTCACTCGTGGGCAACTGGAACACATGGTACGGGGAGCAGGACCAGGCAG TACACCTGTGGCGATTCTCAGGTGGCTACCCAGCCCTCATGGACTGCATGAACAAACTCAAAAACAACAAG GAGTACCTGGAGTTCCGAAAGGAGCGGAGCCAGATGCTGCTGTCCAGGAGAAACCAGATGCTCCTTGAATTCAGCTTCTGGAATGAGCCACAGCCCAGAGCAGGCCCCAACATCTATGAGCTGAGGACATACAAACTCAAG CCAGGAACCATGATTGAGTGGGGGAACAACTG GGCGCGGGCCATCAAGTACCGGCAAGAGAACCAGGAGGCAGTGGGCGGCTTCTTCTCGCAGATAGGCGAGCTCTACGTTGTGCACCATCTCTGGG CCTATAAAGACCTACAGTCTCGGGAGGAGACTCGAAATGCTGCCTGGAGGAAGAGGGGCTGGGACCAAAATGTCTACTACACAGGTGAGTGCTTCTGCTGGGGCATCAGCCTAGCCCTTGGAGGTCATCTGCCAAGAGTCCAATCTGAGGATAGAATCCCCTCTGCAAGGAAATCGAGCCTCACTTGA